The following proteins are co-located in the Hevea brasiliensis isolate MT/VB/25A 57/8 chromosome 11, ASM3005281v1, whole genome shotgun sequence genome:
- the LOC110655501 gene encoding growth-regulating factor 1-like isoform X2: MMSGANKFPFTASQWQELEHQALIFKYMVSGIPIPSDLLFTIKRSCLDSPLSSKLFPRQTSHIGWSCFQMGIGRKIDPEPGRCRRTDGKKWRCSKEAYPDSKYCERHMHRGKNRSRKPVEVATQTATANPSITPTVSSIAKNHSTLLTPPSHSISLLSSETHQNHLHYSGYNSYLNHQFLSSHTSSRPHGIGLSPQDNSTPLLLDSGGSCSLSNNYTDYRSAYGLKEEVDERAFFSSEPSGSMRSLSSSSLDDAWQFTPLTMSSSSTSSSSNHRSLSGLHNEYSYLQLHSLSDHDAPKQQKQYQQSCLLGSDMKCLLPMKIEREEEPQKTVHRFFDEWPPKNKDSWLDLDDKSPDSTSVSTTRLSISIPSSSHDFPIFNSRTHNDG, from the exons aTGATGAGTGGAGCAAACAAATTTCCATTCACTGCATCTCAGTGGCAAGAGCTTGAGCATCAAGCACTAATATTCAAGTATATGGTCTCAGGCATTCCCATTCCATCTGACCTCCTCTTCACCATAAAGAGAAGCTGCTTGGACTCTCCACTCTCTTCAAAGCTGTTTCCCCGTCAAACTTCACATA TTGGATGGAGCTGTTTCCAAATGGGTATTGGGAGGAAAATAGACCCAGAGCCAGGTAGGTGCAGGAGAACAGATGGAAAGAAATGGAGGTGCTCAAAAGAAGCATATCCAGATTCCAAGTACTGTGAGAGACACATGCACAGAGGAAAAAACCGTTCAAGAAAGCCTGTGGAAGTTGCAACACAAACAGCGACAGCGAACCCTTCAATAACACCAACCGTCTCATCAATCGCCAAGAACCACTCTACTTTATTAACCCCACCTTCCCACTCTATCTCTTTATTGTCATCTGAGACCCACCAAAATCACCTTCATTATTCTGGGTACAATTCCTATCTCAATCATCAGTTTTTGTCTTCACATACTTCTTCAAGACCTCATGGAATTGGTCTTTCACCCCAAGACAACTCTACTCCATTGCTTTTGGACTCTGGCGGTTCTTGTTCCCTGAGTAACAATTACACAGACTACAG GAGTGCTTATGGGCTGAAAGAAGAGGTTGATGAGCGTGCTTTCTTCTCATCAGAACCCTCTGGTTCTATGAGAAGTTTATCTAGTTCATCTTTGGATGATGCTTGGCAATTCACTCCACTCACAATGAGCTCATCCtctacttcatcttcttcaaaccATAGGAGTCTGTCTGGTTTACATAATGAGTACTCTTACTTACAGCTTCATAGCTTAAGTGATCATGATGCCCCAAAACAACAAAAGCAGTATCAACAAAGTTGTCTTCTGGGAAGTGATATGAAATGCCTTTTACCTATGAAAATTGAGAGAGAAGAAGAACCCCAAAAGACTGTTCATCGTTTCTTTGACGAATGGCCGCCAAAGAACAAAGATTCATGGCTCGATTTGGATGATAAGTCACCAGATAGCACATCAGTATCAACAACCAGACTCTCCATCTCCATTCCCTCCTCTTCACATGACTTCCCCATCTTCAATTCAAGAACACATAATG ATGGTTGA
- the LOC110655501 gene encoding growth-regulating factor 1-like isoform X1: MMSGANKFPFTASQWQELEHQALIFKYMVSGIPIPSDLLFTIKRSCLDSPLSSKLFPRQTSHIGWSCFQMGIGRKIDPEPGRCRRTDGKKWRCSKEAYPDSKYCERHMHRGKNRSRKPVEVATQTATANPSITPTVSSIAKNHSTLLTPPSHSISLLSSETHQNHLHYSGYNSYLNHQFLSSHTSSRPHGIGLSPQDNSTPLLLDSGGSCSLSNNYTDYRNRSAYGLKEEVDERAFFSSEPSGSMRSLSSSSLDDAWQFTPLTMSSSSTSSSSNHRSLSGLHNEYSYLQLHSLSDHDAPKQQKQYQQSCLLGSDMKCLLPMKIEREEEPQKTVHRFFDEWPPKNKDSWLDLDDKSPDSTSVSTTRLSISIPSSSHDFPIFNSRTHNDG; this comes from the exons aTGATGAGTGGAGCAAACAAATTTCCATTCACTGCATCTCAGTGGCAAGAGCTTGAGCATCAAGCACTAATATTCAAGTATATGGTCTCAGGCATTCCCATTCCATCTGACCTCCTCTTCACCATAAAGAGAAGCTGCTTGGACTCTCCACTCTCTTCAAAGCTGTTTCCCCGTCAAACTTCACATA TTGGATGGAGCTGTTTCCAAATGGGTATTGGGAGGAAAATAGACCCAGAGCCAGGTAGGTGCAGGAGAACAGATGGAAAGAAATGGAGGTGCTCAAAAGAAGCATATCCAGATTCCAAGTACTGTGAGAGACACATGCACAGAGGAAAAAACCGTTCAAGAAAGCCTGTGGAAGTTGCAACACAAACAGCGACAGCGAACCCTTCAATAACACCAACCGTCTCATCAATCGCCAAGAACCACTCTACTTTATTAACCCCACCTTCCCACTCTATCTCTTTATTGTCATCTGAGACCCACCAAAATCACCTTCATTATTCTGGGTACAATTCCTATCTCAATCATCAGTTTTTGTCTTCACATACTTCTTCAAGACCTCATGGAATTGGTCTTTCACCCCAAGACAACTCTACTCCATTGCTTTTGGACTCTGGCGGTTCTTGTTCCCTGAGTAACAATTACACAGACTACAG AAACAGGAGTGCTTATGGGCTGAAAGAAGAGGTTGATGAGCGTGCTTTCTTCTCATCAGAACCCTCTGGTTCTATGAGAAGTTTATCTAGTTCATCTTTGGATGATGCTTGGCAATTCACTCCACTCACAATGAGCTCATCCtctacttcatcttcttcaaaccATAGGAGTCTGTCTGGTTTACATAATGAGTACTCTTACTTACAGCTTCATAGCTTAAGTGATCATGATGCCCCAAAACAACAAAAGCAGTATCAACAAAGTTGTCTTCTGGGAAGTGATATGAAATGCCTTTTACCTATGAAAATTGAGAGAGAAGAAGAACCCCAAAAGACTGTTCATCGTTTCTTTGACGAATGGCCGCCAAAGAACAAAGATTCATGGCTCGATTTGGATGATAAGTCACCAGATAGCACATCAGTATCAACAACCAGACTCTCCATCTCCATTCCCTCCTCTTCACATGACTTCCCCATCTTCAATTCAAGAACACATAATG ATGGTTGA
- the LOC110655500 gene encoding uncharacterized protein LOC110655500 isoform X1, whose product MAKNEDTGSPGWRASLFLQTTEDVARTVAAAAAAATAPRSPRPSVVFSSKDDHGSSQFQKLQRHVSRVLKGFSSPPPQVKGVTYNPEVLTSQKRQWANFQLQYLDHRSLKEPSRLFESMVVVGLHPNCDLQALQRQYITRKSEVSGRLQGSLGSQNQSRVEPILEPQVLFVYPPDKQLPLKYKDLVSFCFPGGLEVHAVERTPSMSELNEILLGQEHLKQSDLSFVFRLQVADDSTLYGCCVLVDEIVQKPSGLLSMISDKQPSCSSLSRYVLTTRRCYCILSRLPFFELHFGVLNSIFTEERLERLTKEIGVFELESLEGYSKEENLEGNLDGISPNCGYAGEVLDGTAENFQSSSIDSMPGGVANDGNHLEHPIPEGHIHLSKKGNEDNVITADSETEIGVGKGESGSRKLDDCDIDVDYLSNKQAEERRLPNAVLPLLRYYQYESSESSSSFQGSPSEDRNFRSDVDDTETEEASFSGQEESNDHMDILEWAKANNYGSLQIICKYYQLHCPSRGSTLRFHPLEHLHPLEYHRPDETVLHIAGSTINLRSCSTSLEFAEAHSALAAEEEAIALSTWAVACICGSLRLENVLTLFAGALLEKQIVVVCSNLGILSALILSIVPLIRPYQWQSLLMPILPDDMLDFLDAPVPYIVGVKNKTSEVQSKLTNTILVDANKNQVKSPAIPQLPKHKELFSSLSPYHAKLVGESYLARKRPVYECTDVQVEAAKGFLAVLRSYLDSLCSNLRSHTITNVQSNNDKVSLLLKESFIDSFPYRDRPFMKLFVDTQLFSVHTDLVLSFFQKE is encoded by the exons GACACTGGTAGTCCTGGTTGGAGAGCTTCACTTTTCTTGCAGACCACAGAAGATGTTGCGCGAACTGTTGCTGCTGCAGCTGCTGCAGCCACTGCACCTCGTTCACCACGGCCCTCGGTAGTATTTTCATCAAAGGATGATCATGGCAGTAGCCAGTTTCAGAAGCTACAACGCCATGTTTCGAGAGTGCTAAAAGGCTTCTCATCTCCTCCTCCTCAAGTGAAAGGTGTAACTTACAATCCTGAAGTTCTAACTAGCCAAAAGCGTCAATGGGCAAACTTTCAGTTACAGTACTTG GATCATAGGTCTTTAAAGGAGCCCTCAAGGCTTTTTGAGAGCATGGTAGTTGTTGGACTTCATCCTAATTGTGATCTTCAGGCACTTCAGAGGCAATATATTACTCGAAAATCTGAAGTTTCTGGAAGATTGCAAGGTTCACTTGGTTCTCAGAATCAGTCTCGTGTAGAACCCATTCTTGAGCCTCAG GTTTTATTTGTTTATCCTCCTGACAAACAGTTGCCTCTTAAATACAAGGATCTTGTATCATTTTGCTTCCCTGGAGGCCTGGAG GTTCATGCTGTTGAGAGAACACCCTCAATGAGTGAGTTAAATGAAATTCTTCTTGGGCAG GAGCACCTTAAACAAAGTGACCTGTCATTTGTATTCCGGTTACAG GTTGCTGATGATTCTACATTGTATGGTTGCTGTGTGTTAGTGGATGAAATAGTGCAAAAACCCTCTGGCTTGCTTTCCATGATTTCAGATAAGCAGCCTTCCTGCTCATCTTTGAGCCGTTATGTACTAACCACACGAAGATGTTACTGCATCCTTTCAAGGCTTCCATTCTTTGAACTGCATTTTGGTGTATTAAACAG CATTTTCACAGAAGAAAGGTTGGAACGGTTAACAAAAGAAATTGGTGTTTTCGAATTGGAATCCTTGGAGGGTTATAGCAAAGAAGAAAATTTAGAGGGCAATTTAGATGGTATATCACCAAATTGTGGATATGCAGGAGAAGTGCTTGATGGAACAGCGGAAAATTTCCAATCAAGCTCAATAGATTCTATGCCTGGAGGTGTCGCTAATGATGGGAATCACCTGGAGCATCCAATTCCTGAAGGGCATATTCACTTGTCAAAGAAAGGGAATGAGGATAATGTTATTACAGCTGATTCTGAAACAGAGATAGGCGTTGGCAAAGGAGAATCTGGCAGTAGAAAACTTGACGATTGTGATATTGATGTTGATTATTTATCCAACAAACAAGCAGAAGAAAGACGTTTACCAAATGCTGTTCTTCCTCTCCTACGCTATTATCAGTATGAAAGCTCAGAGTCTTCTTCTAG TTTCCAGGGTTCTCCAAGTGAAGACCGGAACTTTAGGAGTGATGTTGATGATACAGAGACTGAAGAGGCATCTTTTTCTGGCCAGGAGGAATCTAATGATCATATGGATATTCTTGAATGGGCCAAG GCAAACAACTATGGATCACTGCAGATAATATGCAAGTATTACCAGTTGCATTGTCCTTCTAGGGGTTCAACATTAAGATTTCATCCTTTGGAGCATCTTCATCCTTTGGAATATCATAGACCAGATGAAACAGTTCTACATATTGCTGGCTCAACTATCAACTTGAGATCTTGCAGTACAAGTCTGGAATTTGCTGAG GCGCATAGTGCGCTCGCAGCGGAGGAGGAAGCAATTGCACTATCAACATGGGCTGTTGCATGCATATGTGGATCCTTGCGTCTAGAGAAT GTGTTAACACTGTTTGCCGGTGCACTGCTGGAGAAGCAGATTGTGGTTGTttgttctaatttg GGAATCTTATCTGCATTGATTTTATCAATTGTCCCTCTAATCCGTCCCTATCAATGGCAAAGCCTATTAATGCCG ATTTTACCAGATGATATGCTGGACTTTTTGGATGCACCAGTTCCTTACATA GTTGGTGTAAAGAACAAAACCAGTGAAGTACAGTCAAAATTGACGAATACCATACTGGTTGATGCTAACAAGAACCAG GTGAAGTCGCCGGCAATACCGCAACTGCCAAAACACAAGGAATTATTTTCGTCATTGAGTCCTTATCATGCAAAGCTTGTGGGAGAAAGTTATTTGGCAAGGAAAAGGCCAGTTTATGAGTGTACAGATGTACAG GTTGAAGCTGCTAAGGGTTTTTTAGCGGTGTTAAGATCTTACCTGGATTCACTCTGCTCTAATTTGCGCTCACACACAATTACAAATGTACAATCCAATAATGATAAG GTGTCATTGCTCTTAAAGGAGAGTTTCATAGACTCCTTCCCTTATCGTGATCGACCATTTATGAAG CTCTTTGTAGACACACAGCTCTTCTCTGTACATACAGATCTTGTTCTTTCTTTTTTCCAGAAGGAATAG
- the LOC110655500 gene encoding uncharacterized protein LOC110655500 isoform X2, with protein MAKNEDTGSPGWRASLFLQTTEDVARTVAAAAAAATAPRSPRPSVVFSSKDDHGSSQFQKLQRHVSRVLKGFSSPPPQVKGVTYNPEVLTSQKRQWANFQLQYLDHRSLKEPSRLFESMVVVGLHPNCDLQALQRQYITRKSEVSGRLQGSLGSQNQSRVEPILEPQVLFVYPPDKQLPLKYKDLVSFCFPGGLEEHLKQSDLSFVFRLQVADDSTLYGCCVLVDEIVQKPSGLLSMISDKQPSCSSLSRYVLTTRRCYCILSRLPFFELHFGVLNSIFTEERLERLTKEIGVFELESLEGYSKEENLEGNLDGISPNCGYAGEVLDGTAENFQSSSIDSMPGGVANDGNHLEHPIPEGHIHLSKKGNEDNVITADSETEIGVGKGESGSRKLDDCDIDVDYLSNKQAEERRLPNAVLPLLRYYQYESSESSSSFQGSPSEDRNFRSDVDDTETEEASFSGQEESNDHMDILEWAKANNYGSLQIICKYYQLHCPSRGSTLRFHPLEHLHPLEYHRPDETVLHIAGSTINLRSCSTSLEFAEAHSALAAEEEAIALSTWAVACICGSLRLENVLTLFAGALLEKQIVVVCSNLGILSALILSIVPLIRPYQWQSLLMPILPDDMLDFLDAPVPYIVGVKNKTSEVQSKLTNTILVDANKNQVKSPAIPQLPKHKELFSSLSPYHAKLVGESYLARKRPVYECTDVQVEAAKGFLAVLRSYLDSLCSNLRSHTITNVQSNNDKVSLLLKESFIDSFPYRDRPFMKLFVDTQLFSVHTDLVLSFFQKE; from the exons GACACTGGTAGTCCTGGTTGGAGAGCTTCACTTTTCTTGCAGACCACAGAAGATGTTGCGCGAACTGTTGCTGCTGCAGCTGCTGCAGCCACTGCACCTCGTTCACCACGGCCCTCGGTAGTATTTTCATCAAAGGATGATCATGGCAGTAGCCAGTTTCAGAAGCTACAACGCCATGTTTCGAGAGTGCTAAAAGGCTTCTCATCTCCTCCTCCTCAAGTGAAAGGTGTAACTTACAATCCTGAAGTTCTAACTAGCCAAAAGCGTCAATGGGCAAACTTTCAGTTACAGTACTTG GATCATAGGTCTTTAAAGGAGCCCTCAAGGCTTTTTGAGAGCATGGTAGTTGTTGGACTTCATCCTAATTGTGATCTTCAGGCACTTCAGAGGCAATATATTACTCGAAAATCTGAAGTTTCTGGAAGATTGCAAGGTTCACTTGGTTCTCAGAATCAGTCTCGTGTAGAACCCATTCTTGAGCCTCAG GTTTTATTTGTTTATCCTCCTGACAAACAGTTGCCTCTTAAATACAAGGATCTTGTATCATTTTGCTTCCCTGGAGGCCTGGAG GAGCACCTTAAACAAAGTGACCTGTCATTTGTATTCCGGTTACAG GTTGCTGATGATTCTACATTGTATGGTTGCTGTGTGTTAGTGGATGAAATAGTGCAAAAACCCTCTGGCTTGCTTTCCATGATTTCAGATAAGCAGCCTTCCTGCTCATCTTTGAGCCGTTATGTACTAACCACACGAAGATGTTACTGCATCCTTTCAAGGCTTCCATTCTTTGAACTGCATTTTGGTGTATTAAACAG CATTTTCACAGAAGAAAGGTTGGAACGGTTAACAAAAGAAATTGGTGTTTTCGAATTGGAATCCTTGGAGGGTTATAGCAAAGAAGAAAATTTAGAGGGCAATTTAGATGGTATATCACCAAATTGTGGATATGCAGGAGAAGTGCTTGATGGAACAGCGGAAAATTTCCAATCAAGCTCAATAGATTCTATGCCTGGAGGTGTCGCTAATGATGGGAATCACCTGGAGCATCCAATTCCTGAAGGGCATATTCACTTGTCAAAGAAAGGGAATGAGGATAATGTTATTACAGCTGATTCTGAAACAGAGATAGGCGTTGGCAAAGGAGAATCTGGCAGTAGAAAACTTGACGATTGTGATATTGATGTTGATTATTTATCCAACAAACAAGCAGAAGAAAGACGTTTACCAAATGCTGTTCTTCCTCTCCTACGCTATTATCAGTATGAAAGCTCAGAGTCTTCTTCTAG TTTCCAGGGTTCTCCAAGTGAAGACCGGAACTTTAGGAGTGATGTTGATGATACAGAGACTGAAGAGGCATCTTTTTCTGGCCAGGAGGAATCTAATGATCATATGGATATTCTTGAATGGGCCAAG GCAAACAACTATGGATCACTGCAGATAATATGCAAGTATTACCAGTTGCATTGTCCTTCTAGGGGTTCAACATTAAGATTTCATCCTTTGGAGCATCTTCATCCTTTGGAATATCATAGACCAGATGAAACAGTTCTACATATTGCTGGCTCAACTATCAACTTGAGATCTTGCAGTACAAGTCTGGAATTTGCTGAG GCGCATAGTGCGCTCGCAGCGGAGGAGGAAGCAATTGCACTATCAACATGGGCTGTTGCATGCATATGTGGATCCTTGCGTCTAGAGAAT GTGTTAACACTGTTTGCCGGTGCACTGCTGGAGAAGCAGATTGTGGTTGTttgttctaatttg GGAATCTTATCTGCATTGATTTTATCAATTGTCCCTCTAATCCGTCCCTATCAATGGCAAAGCCTATTAATGCCG ATTTTACCAGATGATATGCTGGACTTTTTGGATGCACCAGTTCCTTACATA GTTGGTGTAAAGAACAAAACCAGTGAAGTACAGTCAAAATTGACGAATACCATACTGGTTGATGCTAACAAGAACCAG GTGAAGTCGCCGGCAATACCGCAACTGCCAAAACACAAGGAATTATTTTCGTCATTGAGTCCTTATCATGCAAAGCTTGTGGGAGAAAGTTATTTGGCAAGGAAAAGGCCAGTTTATGAGTGTACAGATGTACAG GTTGAAGCTGCTAAGGGTTTTTTAGCGGTGTTAAGATCTTACCTGGATTCACTCTGCTCTAATTTGCGCTCACACACAATTACAAATGTACAATCCAATAATGATAAG GTGTCATTGCTCTTAAAGGAGAGTTTCATAGACTCCTTCCCTTATCGTGATCGACCATTTATGAAG CTCTTTGTAGACACACAGCTCTTCTCTGTACATACAGATCTTGTTCTTTCTTTTTTCCAGAAGGAATAG
- the LOC110655500 gene encoding uncharacterized protein LOC110655500 isoform X3: MVVVGLHPNCDLQALQRQYITRKSEVSGRLQGSLGSQNQSRVEPILEPQVLFVYPPDKQLPLKYKDLVSFCFPGGLEVHAVERTPSMSELNEILLGQEHLKQSDLSFVFRLQVADDSTLYGCCVLVDEIVQKPSGLLSMISDKQPSCSSLSRYVLTTRRCYCILSRLPFFELHFGVLNSIFTEERLERLTKEIGVFELESLEGYSKEENLEGNLDGISPNCGYAGEVLDGTAENFQSSSIDSMPGGVANDGNHLEHPIPEGHIHLSKKGNEDNVITADSETEIGVGKGESGSRKLDDCDIDVDYLSNKQAEERRLPNAVLPLLRYYQYESSESSSSFQGSPSEDRNFRSDVDDTETEEASFSGQEESNDHMDILEWAKANNYGSLQIICKYYQLHCPSRGSTLRFHPLEHLHPLEYHRPDETVLHIAGSTINLRSCSTSLEFAEAHSALAAEEEAIALSTWAVACICGSLRLENVLTLFAGALLEKQIVVVCSNLGILSALILSIVPLIRPYQWQSLLMPILPDDMLDFLDAPVPYIVGVKNKTSEVQSKLTNTILVDANKNQVKSPAIPQLPKHKELFSSLSPYHAKLVGESYLARKRPVYECTDVQVEAAKGFLAVLRSYLDSLCSNLRSHTITNVQSNNDKVSLLLKESFIDSFPYRDRPFMKLFVDTQLFSVHTDLVLSFFQKE, translated from the exons ATGGTAGTTGTTGGACTTCATCCTAATTGTGATCTTCAGGCACTTCAGAGGCAATATATTACTCGAAAATCTGAAGTTTCTGGAAGATTGCAAGGTTCACTTGGTTCTCAGAATCAGTCTCGTGTAGAACCCATTCTTGAGCCTCAG GTTTTATTTGTTTATCCTCCTGACAAACAGTTGCCTCTTAAATACAAGGATCTTGTATCATTTTGCTTCCCTGGAGGCCTGGAG GTTCATGCTGTTGAGAGAACACCCTCAATGAGTGAGTTAAATGAAATTCTTCTTGGGCAG GAGCACCTTAAACAAAGTGACCTGTCATTTGTATTCCGGTTACAG GTTGCTGATGATTCTACATTGTATGGTTGCTGTGTGTTAGTGGATGAAATAGTGCAAAAACCCTCTGGCTTGCTTTCCATGATTTCAGATAAGCAGCCTTCCTGCTCATCTTTGAGCCGTTATGTACTAACCACACGAAGATGTTACTGCATCCTTTCAAGGCTTCCATTCTTTGAACTGCATTTTGGTGTATTAAACAG CATTTTCACAGAAGAAAGGTTGGAACGGTTAACAAAAGAAATTGGTGTTTTCGAATTGGAATCCTTGGAGGGTTATAGCAAAGAAGAAAATTTAGAGGGCAATTTAGATGGTATATCACCAAATTGTGGATATGCAGGAGAAGTGCTTGATGGAACAGCGGAAAATTTCCAATCAAGCTCAATAGATTCTATGCCTGGAGGTGTCGCTAATGATGGGAATCACCTGGAGCATCCAATTCCTGAAGGGCATATTCACTTGTCAAAGAAAGGGAATGAGGATAATGTTATTACAGCTGATTCTGAAACAGAGATAGGCGTTGGCAAAGGAGAATCTGGCAGTAGAAAACTTGACGATTGTGATATTGATGTTGATTATTTATCCAACAAACAAGCAGAAGAAAGACGTTTACCAAATGCTGTTCTTCCTCTCCTACGCTATTATCAGTATGAAAGCTCAGAGTCTTCTTCTAG TTTCCAGGGTTCTCCAAGTGAAGACCGGAACTTTAGGAGTGATGTTGATGATACAGAGACTGAAGAGGCATCTTTTTCTGGCCAGGAGGAATCTAATGATCATATGGATATTCTTGAATGGGCCAAG GCAAACAACTATGGATCACTGCAGATAATATGCAAGTATTACCAGTTGCATTGTCCTTCTAGGGGTTCAACATTAAGATTTCATCCTTTGGAGCATCTTCATCCTTTGGAATATCATAGACCAGATGAAACAGTTCTACATATTGCTGGCTCAACTATCAACTTGAGATCTTGCAGTACAAGTCTGGAATTTGCTGAG GCGCATAGTGCGCTCGCAGCGGAGGAGGAAGCAATTGCACTATCAACATGGGCTGTTGCATGCATATGTGGATCCTTGCGTCTAGAGAAT GTGTTAACACTGTTTGCCGGTGCACTGCTGGAGAAGCAGATTGTGGTTGTttgttctaatttg GGAATCTTATCTGCATTGATTTTATCAATTGTCCCTCTAATCCGTCCCTATCAATGGCAAAGCCTATTAATGCCG ATTTTACCAGATGATATGCTGGACTTTTTGGATGCACCAGTTCCTTACATA GTTGGTGTAAAGAACAAAACCAGTGAAGTACAGTCAAAATTGACGAATACCATACTGGTTGATGCTAACAAGAACCAG GTGAAGTCGCCGGCAATACCGCAACTGCCAAAACACAAGGAATTATTTTCGTCATTGAGTCCTTATCATGCAAAGCTTGTGGGAGAAAGTTATTTGGCAAGGAAAAGGCCAGTTTATGAGTGTACAGATGTACAG GTTGAAGCTGCTAAGGGTTTTTTAGCGGTGTTAAGATCTTACCTGGATTCACTCTGCTCTAATTTGCGCTCACACACAATTACAAATGTACAATCCAATAATGATAAG GTGTCATTGCTCTTAAAGGAGAGTTTCATAGACTCCTTCCCTTATCGTGATCGACCATTTATGAAG CTCTTTGTAGACACACAGCTCTTCTCTGTACATACAGATCTTGTTCTTTCTTTTTTCCAGAAGGAATAG